From the genome of Candidatus Neomarinimicrobiota bacterium, one region includes:
- a CDS encoding lipopolysaccharide biosynthesis protein produces the protein MTVANSGAEEFSGGVPSMKEDIFQLGRKSIAYVLGYLATRAVSFLLLPLYTNALAPEEMGVLSLAFAFAAFGLIVYHLGLDSALLRYYVGESAEKQKKVLATVYFTQVGVGLVLSAVILPFRRSLAEALLGVNQPEWIILLAAIIFLDVLWIIPMHLFRAHEKSRPYITFSLLNVIIIMTLSIILIGHLKMGVAGALWANLAASGTIFAATLPSLIRRLSLSAYSSQTLKVLLKFGLPFLPAGLLTMTIELADRYLLRWLADLETVGLYSAGYKLGILMLILVMGFNMGWQPFFLRRGKAAGAQPVFARTATYMVTIMATLMLITGAWIDDLVRLPLGPITIFGQDYWSATGIVPIIMLGYLFFGLYVLLLPGIHLCSRTHWVIVFRGIGAAINVALNIMLIPIWGAMGAALATCISFAGMGLVTFLVINRIYPVPYEWSRLARIAGLLVLGIIILYSLPPNLWRNLSLTFLLPVGIWVTRVATPEERQFFHRALKQS, from the coding sequence ATGACGGTGGCTAACAGCGGCGCGGAGGAGTTCTCCGGCGGCGTTCCGTCCATGAAGGAGGATATCTTCCAGCTGGGACGCAAGTCCATAGCTTATGTCCTGGGGTACCTGGCCACCAGGGCCGTGTCCTTCCTACTCCTCCCGCTGTATACCAACGCCCTGGCGCCGGAGGAAATGGGTGTCCTATCCCTGGCCTTCGCCTTTGCTGCCTTCGGACTGATTGTGTACCACTTGGGGCTAGACTCAGCCCTCCTGCGCTATTACGTCGGCGAGTCCGCTGAAAAGCAAAAGAAAGTACTAGCCACCGTGTACTTCACACAAGTGGGAGTGGGATTGGTCCTGTCCGCCGTCATCCTCCCTTTCCGCCGCAGCCTGGCTGAAGCCCTCCTGGGCGTCAATCAGCCAGAGTGGATAATCCTGCTAGCTGCGATCATTTTCCTTGACGTACTATGGATTATCCCCATGCATCTATTCCGGGCGCACGAGAAATCCCGTCCCTATATCACCTTTAGCCTACTGAATGTCATTATAATCATGACCCTCAGTATTATCCTGATAGGTCACCTCAAGATGGGGGTCGCCGGTGCGCTATGGGCCAACCTGGCCGCCTCGGGCACCATCTTCGCGGCTACGTTGCCGAGCCTCATCCGGCGGCTATCCCTGTCTGCCTACTCATCACAAACGCTCAAGGTACTCCTGAAATTCGGCCTGCCCTTCCTTCCCGCGGGACTGCTGACCATGACCATTGAACTGGCCGATCGGTATCTACTGCGCTGGTTGGCCGACCTGGAGACCGTTGGCCTGTATTCCGCTGGCTACAAATTGGGAATACTCATGCTTATTCTGGTCATGGGTTTCAATATGGGATGGCAGCCCTTTTTCCTGCGCAGGGGTAAAGCGGCAGGTGCTCAGCCGGTCTTCGCCCGCACTGCCACTTACATGGTGACCATCATGGCCACACTGATGCTGATTACTGGCGCCTGGATAGACGACCTGGTCCGCTTGCCGTTAGGGCCCATTACTATTTTCGGTCAGGACTATTGGTCCGCCACGGGAATCGTGCCTATCATCATGCTGGGATATCTCTTTTTCGGCTTGTATGTCCTCCTGCTCCCCGGTATCCATCTGTGTTCGCGGACGCACTGGGTAATCGTCTTCCGGGGTATCGGCGCCGCTATAAACGTCGCCCTGAATATCATGCTCATTCCCATCTGGGGCGCTATGGGAGCGGCACTGGCCACCTGTATCTCTTTTGCCGGCATGGGGCTGGTCACCTTCCTGGTCATTAACCGCATCTATCCCGTGCCGTATGAATGGAGCCGACTGGCCAGGATAGCCGGATTGCTCGTACTTGGCATTATCATCCTATACAGCCTACCTCCCAACCTGTGGCGCAACCTGAGCCTTACTTTCCTGCTGCCGGTGGGCATATGGGTTACCCGGGTAGCGACCCCGGAAGAACGGCAATTTTTTCACCGCGCACTGAAACAGTCATGA
- a CDS encoding GNAT family N-acetyltransferase — MSLTVSLYQPSFQEEWDRYVREANNGTLFHLRRFLSYHPEGRFQDHSLLFTGPKGVLALMPAAGREVDGQRHLISHPGASYGGLVTPIGLSFKNSYELVESLLDYAEGQGFRRITLTLPPTIYNRRLSNYVDFALLQHGFTYLRREVSSILFLEPTPEDNLAKFTAASHRAVKKAHQSGIDMHFSEDLATFYDILLHNLKRRHNVQPTHTLEELLRLADLFPDEIRLLAAYLEGRMIAGITIFDANPDVTLAFYISHDEAYQRYRAVNLLFYEMIRWASEKGFRYLDFGIFTVNMEPNFGLARFKESFGASGMFRDTLTIQLQPVD; from the coding sequence ATGTCCCTGACCGTTTCCCTGTATCAGCCATCCTTTCAGGAAGAATGGGACCGTTACGTCCGTGAGGCCAACAACGGCACCCTGTTTCACCTGCGACGATTCCTGAGCTATCACCCGGAGGGACGGTTCCAGGACCATTCACTCCTCTTCACCGGTCCCAAAGGCGTGCTGGCTCTTATGCCTGCCGCCGGGCGAGAGGTAGACGGCCAACGGCATCTCATTTCCCACCCGGGCGCCTCCTATGGCGGATTGGTCACTCCCATCGGGCTGTCCTTCAAAAACAGCTATGAACTGGTAGAAAGCCTCCTGGACTACGCTGAGGGTCAGGGTTTCCGCCGGATCACCCTGACCCTGCCGCCAACCATCTATAACCGCCGCCTATCAAATTACGTGGACTTTGCCCTCCTGCAACACGGCTTCACCTATCTGCGGCGCGAAGTCTCCAGCATTCTCTTTCTGGAGCCGACCCCGGAAGATAATCTGGCCAAGTTCACCGCTGCCTCCCACCGGGCAGTTAAAAAGGCCCACCAGTCCGGAATAGACATGCACTTCAGTGAGGATCTGGCCACCTTTTACGACATCCTGCTGCACAACCTCAAGCGCCGCCACAACGTCCAACCCACCCACACCCTGGAAGAGCTGCTACGGCTGGCGGACCTCTTCCCCGATGAAATCCGCCTGCTGGCGGCCTACCTGGAGGGCCGCATGATCGCCGGTATCACGATCTTCGACGCCAACCCGGATGTCACCCTGGCCTTCTACATCAGCCACGATGAAGCCTATCAGCGGTACCGGGCAGTGAACCTGCTGTTCTACGAAATGATCCGCTGGGCCAGCGAGAAAGGCTTCCGCTACCTGGACTTTGGCATCTTCACCGTGAATATGGAGCCCAACTTTGGCCTGGCCCGCTTCAAGGAAAGCTTCGGTGCCAGCGGCATGTTCCGCGATACCCTGACGATCCAGCTACAGCCGGTCGATTAG
- the rnhA gene encoding ribonuclease HI, whose protein sequence is MSSDLPQVTLYTDGACSGNPGPGGWAAILQYGGREKELAGKADNTTNNRMELTAIIKGLEALKKPCRVILYSDSRYVVDAIEKGWLESWMERGWRKIVKKGRGQPVLNVDLWERLVALLQVHKVEFHWVRGHEGHPENERADRLAVSMITK, encoded by the coding sequence ATGTCCTCGGACCTGCCGCAGGTGACTCTTTACACCGATGGGGCCTGTTCGGGCAATCCCGGTCCCGGGGGGTGGGCCGCCATTTTACAGTACGGCGGACGCGAGAAAGAACTGGCCGGCAAGGCGGATAACACCACCAACAACCGCATGGAGCTCACGGCCATCATCAAGGGACTGGAGGCCCTTAAAAAGCCCTGCCGGGTTATCCTGTACTCCGATTCGCGCTATGTCGTGGACGCCATCGAGAAGGGTTGGCTGGAGAGCTGGATGGAGCGGGGCTGGCGCAAGATCGTCAAGAAGGGGCGCGGCCAGCCAGTGCTCAATGTGGACCTATGGGAACGGTTGGTGGCGCTGCTGCAGGTGCACAAGGTGGAATTTCACTGGGTCCGCGGGCACGAAGGGCATCCCGAGAACGAACGGGCGGACCGATTGGCCGTTTCCATGATCACGAAATAG
- a CDS encoding rhomboid family intramembrane serine protease, whose product MRYRYTSPGSYDSFSWGRPRTTIIRALIIINLAIWVLLTLSESSRLIFPYLGLVPKLVWSRLMVWQPITYMFIHAGFWHVALNMFALWMFGSELEREWGKAAFLRYYFITGVGSGLVTMLFSLNSIIPVIGASGAIYGVLLAYGLAYPNREVYLYFIFPVKVKYFVGFFALMAFFASIQPGVSTISHLTHLSGMVIGWFYLKSGWRSTWYHLGQRVASLQQERHIRKEFFEDQEDEALRQQVDQILDKINTEGYVALSKEEQDILYRASVRFSRKSVKE is encoded by the coding sequence GTGCGATACCGCTACACCAGTCCCGGTAGCTACGACTCGTTCAGCTGGGGCCGCCCCCGCACGACCATTATCAGGGCTCTGATCATCATCAACCTGGCCATTTGGGTGCTACTGACCCTTAGTGAGTCCAGCCGGCTGATCTTCCCCTACCTGGGATTGGTGCCCAAGCTGGTCTGGTCCCGGCTCATGGTCTGGCAACCCATCACCTATATGTTTATCCATGCCGGATTCTGGCACGTGGCCCTCAACATGTTCGCCCTTTGGATGTTCGGCTCCGAACTGGAGCGGGAATGGGGTAAAGCGGCTTTCCTCCGCTACTATTTCATCACCGGCGTGGGATCAGGCCTGGTTACCATGTTGTTCAGCCTCAACTCAATAATACCAGTCATCGGTGCCAGCGGTGCCATTTACGGCGTGCTCCTGGCTTACGGCCTGGCATATCCCAACCGGGAGGTGTACCTCTACTTTATATTTCCCGTAAAAGTAAAGTACTTCGTGGGCTTCTTTGCCCTGATGGCCTTCTTCGCGTCTATCCAGCCCGGGGTATCAACCATCAGTCACCTCACCCACCTGTCCGGGATGGTCATCGGCTGGTTCTACCTCAAGTCGGGGTGGCGCTCAACCTGGTACCACCTGGGCCAGCGAGTAGCCAGCCTTCAGCAAGAACGGCACATCCGGAAAGAATTCTTCGAGGATCAGGAAGATGAAGCCCTGCGCCAGCAAGTCGACCAGATCCTGGACAAAATCAATACCGAAGGCTATGTCGCCCTGTCAAAGGAAGAGCAGGATATCCTCTACCGGGCCAGCGTCCGATTCTCGCGCAAAAGCGTAAAAGAATAG
- a CDS encoding alpha/beta hydrolase: MTDTITERFSPREIELGEGPIGCFLIHGFTGSTYELQGLAEFLSRQGFRVTAKLLAGHGTTIQDCNLVRAEDWVHEIEFHFTEFFLQCETTFVLGLSMGAGLALYLSTLFPVAGIVAMSSALILNFRWLRWYLPLIAPFCSSISKDRAEARKNTAQHPHYGYHYYPPNGLRAMLKLNRYIQAGLSKVTLPTLVMHSRADTTAPFENANLVFNRIRSEDKTLITYGHSGHVLPDSSEKEKVWSDILNFLTLHIPKQTRAIPLHQSR, from the coding sequence GTGACCGATACGATCACAGAACGATTCTCTCCCCGGGAAATCGAGCTGGGCGAAGGGCCAATAGGTTGTTTTCTCATACACGGTTTCACCGGTTCAACTTATGAGCTCCAGGGACTGGCCGAATTTCTCTCCCGCCAGGGCTTCCGGGTCACCGCCAAGCTGCTGGCTGGTCATGGTACTACTATCCAGGATTGCAACCTGGTGCGGGCCGAGGATTGGGTGCACGAGATAGAATTTCACTTTACTGAATTTTTCCTGCAGTGTGAGACCACCTTCGTGCTCGGGCTCAGTATGGGTGCCGGCCTGGCTCTATACCTATCCACCTTGTTCCCGGTGGCAGGGATCGTAGCCATGTCATCCGCGCTAATCCTGAACTTCCGCTGGCTGCGTTGGTACTTACCGCTGATAGCTCCATTCTGTTCATCCATTTCCAAAGACCGGGCCGAAGCACGGAAAAATACTGCGCAACATCCTCACTATGGCTATCACTATTATCCCCCAAATGGGCTGCGGGCAATGCTCAAGCTGAACCGGTATATCCAGGCCGGGCTCTCAAAGGTTACTCTTCCGACTCTGGTCATGCACTCCCGGGCTGATACTACCGCACCCTTCGAGAACGCCAATCTCGTGTTTAATAGAATCCGCTCCGAAGACAAAACGCTAATCACCTACGGTCATTCCGGCCACGTTCTCCCCGACAGCTCTGAGAAAGAGAAAGTCTGGTCCGATATTCTGAACTTCTTAACCCTCCATATCCCAAAGCAGACCCGTGCGATACCGCTACACCAGTCCCGGTAG
- the recO gene encoding DNA repair protein RecO, with amino-acid sequence MSIPLSSDAVVLRTIDYSDTSLIVRLFTEQFGKVTVIAKGARRPKQASAGVLQTPNHIAVWYYHKEGRDIQTLTKSEFVERYTGLTSDLAKSAAALLAVEMLDRSVHDSDPHPMLYRLISSTLRHLDQTDGNVTVVLHFYQLHLAKQLGFGPQLSSCSQCQRPLKKASLDMTTGSLLCDQCRPKGDIRLGNPALAHLQTLSRTHISELATLQPDNKTTKEVEDFLLNHLFFYVDGMSNLKSIKFWRQVKR; translated from the coding sequence ATGTCAATTCCGCTTTCATCGGACGCCGTCGTGCTGCGAACCATCGATTATTCGGACACCTCCCTGATCGTCCGCCTTTTTACCGAACAGTTCGGCAAGGTAACGGTCATTGCAAAAGGGGCTCGACGACCGAAACAGGCCTCAGCCGGTGTCCTGCAAACGCCCAATCACATCGCTGTGTGGTACTACCATAAGGAAGGACGTGATATCCAGACCCTGACCAAGTCGGAGTTTGTTGAGCGTTATACTGGTTTGACCAGCGACCTGGCTAAAAGCGCCGCCGCTTTACTGGCCGTGGAAATGCTGGACCGATCAGTTCACGATTCCGATCCCCATCCCATGCTCTACCGGCTCATTAGCTCTACCCTCCGACACCTGGACCAGACCGATGGGAATGTGACAGTGGTGCTCCATTTCTACCAGCTCCATCTAGCGAAGCAGCTGGGCTTTGGCCCCCAGTTATCGTCGTGTAGCCAATGCCAACGTCCCTTAAAAAAAGCCTCCTTGGACATGACCACTGGCTCACTGCTGTGTGATCAGTGCCGACCTAAAGGTGACATCCGGTTGGGGAACCCGGCTCTGGCACACCTCCAGACCCTCAGCCGAACCCACATCTCAGAGCTGGCAACACTTCAACCTGATAATAAAACGACTAAGGAGGTTGAAGACTTCCTCCTGAATCACCTGTTTTTCTATGTGGACGGCATGAGCAATTTGAAATCTATCAAGTTCTGGCGGCAGGTGAAGAGGTGA